The Chryseobacterium nakagawai genome has a segment encoding these proteins:
- a CDS encoding DUF6443 domain-containing protein, which yields MKKLIIPIGMLLISYSVHAQLTPGENYIQSRTYLDYNGTAPSKTSETVQYFDGLGRPKQVVNVKASPLGKDVVTHIEYDQFGRQVKDYLPVPQSGTLNGGIIPNPLANASSSLYGSEKIFSEKILENSPLNRLQQQIQVGNDWSTKPVKFGYETNIGNEVYQHITTTTWENGATKSGISLSPAVLYAPGTLYKNTVTDEDGNPTVEFKNGKGQTLLVRKLMGSAEQADTYYVYNEYDQLAFVIPPNAVQKPISEALLNDLCYQYRYDGRGRLVEKKLPGKGWEYMVYDKQDRLVLSQDANLRSQDKWLFTKYDQFSRPIYTGILDSQPGRIQQVAAIEGHGSNNEVRSVNSWSNSGMDVFYTSNQAYPATNFKLLSVNYYDSYPAYGFNPTFPITIQGESTLKETVSSEGKSTKGLPVMSFVKNVEDDNWTKNYTYYDTKGRVIGTHSINHLGGYTKTESKLDFAGVAQTVITKHKRLETDPERVITETFDYDHQNRLLVHKHQVDANPVEILTQNTYNELSQLESKKVGGIATGSALQQIDYKYNIRGWMTKINDPLNLNGKLFGYEIKYQDPSIPTTSTAQYGGNIAEAHWKTPDDDTYKVYHYVYDKLNRLNQAIYREPYTTAPDKSFFNEEINYDLNGNITRLWRTGKSSSNMALLVDNLTYIYQGNRLQTVTDATQNEAGYEGGGNLMEYDVNGNMITMKDKNINSIVYNYLNLPNQISISQKVMGRIFNTAINHLYRADGTKLRKINYNAMQGDIGNTTTTDYLDGFQYTYYDNGSIGGPLSLDKTSFAYEEQAYGKSMGPIFPSKPKWRLDFVPTTEGFYSFTENRYIYQYKDHLGNARVSFAKNSAGVLEITDINNYYPFGLNHVGGNKGLIGGYLNYKYNGKELQETGMYDYGARMYMPDIGRWGVIDPLAETSRRWSPYTYAFNNPMRFIDPDGRQATDIYKMDKSGNLTWMAESKTDVIYTEKNFDSSGNLKTENDGGFEVGEKGFIKENTHQYSTTGETYLDFKGDETKGMDYLNQVGDWMKSGEVNVEFGIQTAEVNGKDNTVVYTSNQETFTSPVYDGSNVKLQGHLHPGTWNPEQISGPLNPSGFRMSKFPLKENGFTSKIMSKTNRGDRVSAETMPNAVNFIYAPAHNTTIIYNSSQIIKAYEGKFKKN from the coding sequence ATGAAAAAACTTATAATTCCCATAGGCATGCTGTTGATAAGCTATTCAGTTCATGCCCAGCTTACCCCGGGAGAAAACTATATCCAATCCAGGACCTATCTTGATTATAATGGAACGGCCCCTTCAAAAACCTCAGAAACCGTCCAGTATTTTGATGGTCTGGGAAGACCTAAACAGGTAGTGAATGTAAAAGCCTCTCCCTTGGGAAAGGACGTGGTTACTCACATTGAATATGACCAGTTCGGAAGACAGGTGAAAGACTATCTTCCTGTACCTCAATCAGGAACTTTGAATGGGGGGATTATTCCCAATCCTTTAGCCAATGCCAGCAGTTCTCTTTATGGCTCAGAAAAGATCTTTTCTGAGAAAATATTGGAAAACTCTCCTTTGAACAGGCTTCAGCAGCAGATCCAGGTGGGGAATGACTGGAGTACAAAGCCTGTGAAGTTTGGGTATGAAACCAATATAGGCAATGAAGTGTACCAGCATATTACCACCACCACCTGGGAAAACGGGGCCACTAAAAGTGGGATAAGTTTATCTCCGGCAGTTTTATATGCACCTGGTACCTTGTATAAAAATACAGTGACAGATGAAGATGGAAACCCAACGGTGGAGTTCAAAAATGGGAAAGGGCAAACCTTGCTGGTAAGAAAGCTGATGGGCTCCGCCGAGCAGGCAGATACTTACTATGTGTATAACGAATACGATCAGCTGGCCTTTGTAATTCCTCCCAATGCGGTTCAAAAACCTATTAGTGAAGCTCTGCTCAATGATCTCTGCTATCAGTACCGTTATGACGGAAGAGGAAGACTGGTAGAAAAGAAACTTCCCGGAAAGGGCTGGGAGTATATGGTGTATGATAAACAGGATAGGCTAGTTCTTAGTCAGGATGCCAATTTAAGGTCTCAAGATAAATGGCTGTTTACAAAATATGACCAGTTTTCAAGACCAATTTATACGGGAATATTAGACAGCCAGCCAGGCAGAATTCAACAGGTGGCTGCAATAGAAGGACATGGTTCCAATAACGAAGTCAGATCTGTTAACAGTTGGAGTAATAGTGGAATGGATGTCTTTTATACAAGTAATCAAGCTTATCCTGCAACTAACTTTAAGCTTTTAAGTGTCAATTATTATGATTCTTATCCTGCTTATGGTTTTAATCCAACTTTCCCCATTACCATTCAGGGAGAATCTACTTTAAAAGAAACAGTCTCCTCCGAAGGAAAAAGCACCAAGGGACTTCCTGTGATGAGTTTTGTTAAGAATGTTGAAGATGACAACTGGACCAAGAATTATACGTATTATGACACCAAAGGACGAGTGATAGGAACCCATTCCATTAATCATTTGGGAGGCTATACTAAAACAGAATCCAAGCTGGATTTTGCAGGAGTAGCTCAAACGGTGATCACCAAACATAAGAGACTGGAAACAGACCCAGAAAGAGTGATTACAGAAACCTTTGACTATGACCACCAGAACAGACTTTTGGTACATAAGCATCAGGTAGATGCTAATCCTGTGGAAATCCTTACCCAGAATACGTATAATGAACTTTCGCAGCTGGAATCTAAAAAAGTGGGTGGCATTGCTACAGGATCCGCGCTTCAGCAGATAGATTATAAGTACAATATCCGTGGTTGGATGACTAAGATCAATGATCCTTTGAATCTAAATGGAAAATTGTTTGGCTATGAAATAAAATATCAGGATCCATCTATTCCTACAACTTCCACGGCTCAATATGGAGGGAATATTGCAGAAGCCCATTGGAAAACACCAGATGATGACACCTATAAAGTATATCATTATGTGTATGATAAGTTAAACCGACTAAATCAGGCAATTTATAGAGAGCCGTATACAACAGCACCTGATAAATCCTTCTTTAATGAAGAGATCAATTATGATCTGAATGGCAATATTACCCGTCTTTGGAGAACAGGTAAAAGTAGTTCGAATATGGCTTTACTTGTAGACAACCTTACCTATATCTATCAAGGGAATAGGCTACAGACTGTAACAGATGCTACGCAGAATGAAGCAGGTTATGAAGGAGGAGGTAATTTGATGGAGTATGATGTAAATGGGAATATGATTACGATGAAAGATAAAAACATCAATTCCATTGTCTATAATTATCTTAATTTGCCTAATCAGATTTCAATAAGTCAAAAAGTTATGGGGCGTATTTTTAATACTGCTATAAACCATCTGTATCGTGCAGATGGAACAAAGCTTAGAAAAATTAATTATAATGCAATGCAGGGAGACATAGGAAACACCACTACGACCGATTATCTAGATGGGTTTCAGTATACCTACTATGATAATGGATCAATAGGAGGACCTTTATCACTAGATAAAACAAGTTTTGCTTATGAGGAACAAGCTTATGGTAAGAGTATGGGGCCTATATTTCCTTCTAAACCGAAGTGGCGATTAGACTTTGTGCCTACAACAGAAGGTTTTTACAGTTTCACAGAAAACCGTTATATTTACCAATATAAAGATCATTTAGGCAATGCAAGGGTAAGTTTTGCAAAAAACAGCGCAGGCGTTCTGGAAATAACAGATATAAACAACTATTACCCTTTTGGATTAAACCATGTAGGCGGAAATAAGGGTCTAATAGGTGGATATTTGAATTATAAGTACAATGGTAAGGAGTTGCAAGAAACGGGTATGTATGATTATGGCGCTAGGATGTATATGCCCGATATCGGTAGATGGGGTGTGATTGATCCGCTGGCTGAAACTTCAAGGAGATGGTCGCCTTATACATATGCTTTTAACAATCCTATGAGATTTATTGATCCGGATGGAAGACAAGCAACGGATATATACAAAATGGATAAAAGTGGCAATCTTACATGGATGGCTGAATCTAAAACGGATGTGATTTATACTGAAAAGAATTTTGATAGTAGTGGAAATCTAAAGACTGAAAATGATGGTGGATTTGAAGTTGGTGAAAAAGGCTTTATCAAAGAGAATACTCATCAATATTCAACAACTGGAGAGACATATTTGGACTTTAAAGGAGATGAAACAAAAGGTATGGATTATCTTAATCAAGTAGGAGATTGGATGAAATCGGGAGAAGTAAATGTAGAATTTGGAATACAGACAGCTGAAGTAAATGGTAAAGATAATACTGTTGTATATACATCTAATCAGGAAACGTTTACAAGTCCCGTTTATGATGGAAGTAATGTTAAATTACAAGGACATTTGCATCCTGGGACATGGAATCCCGAACAAATTTCAGGCCCATTAAATCCTAGTGGGTTTCGAATGTCAAAATTTCCACTAAAAGAAAATGGCTTTACCTCTAAGATAATGAGTAAAACTAATCGTGGAGATAGAGTGTCTGCAGAAACTATGCCTAATGCAGTGAATTTTATTTACGCTCCGGCACACAATACAACCATTATATATAATAGCTCTCAAATAATTAAAGCTTATGAAGGAAAATTTAAAAAAAATTAA
- a CDS encoding T9SS type A sorting domain-containing protein — translation MKKIYLGACTVCTVLGMSAQEVLWQKDIQSTTQDFLSQVTTTIDQQYLITGSSIQSDKLQQGNKQNNGYDFHLIKLNQQGEETWEKYFSGQNHDYLSATVSTQDGGFLLAGTSYSGKGLDKKGDSKGGSDIWLIRINEFGDELWQKTLGTSSDEEAKSVIQTTDLGFFVAGNVQNSSKGYGSKDVWITRLDKDGKELSQLILGGKGLDEVEKMIPTKDGGALLGIYSRSSEVKDSGIRNTEVKSSDERLVSSTAISQMPKASSNFGEGDYWIVKLDKNGKVEWEKNFGGKGDDHVRTLALTSSGYVIGGESRSERSGNKTVGTQEGTDLWLIALNERGEEQWQKSYNFKNRDILMGMSVIQSQETRAKNQDITKGILLGGYTQAEGRIEKDDETFWMLYLDGNGNEQWRKHITGESRQKEERLSDLKLNRDGSIVLAGTSAKELGKENWKIVKLGDKQVSDLIAKYEMKIYPNPVSDYAYVEIGFDFKEADIMLYDMSGRQLQNFKTKNRVTKINTQALIQGAYLVTIKTDNNKTANAKLIKK, via the coding sequence ATGAAAAAAATTTATCTCGGTGCATGTACTGTATGCACGGTTCTGGGTATGTCTGCTCAGGAAGTACTCTGGCAGAAAGACATCCAATCCACTACCCAAGATTTTCTAAGTCAGGTGACTACGACCATTGATCAGCAGTATCTTATTACAGGAAGCTCTATACAGAGCGACAAACTCCAACAAGGCAATAAACAGAACAACGGCTATGATTTCCATTTGATAAAATTGAATCAACAGGGTGAAGAAACTTGGGAAAAGTATTTTTCAGGACAAAATCATGACTATTTATCTGCAACGGTAAGTACTCAGGATGGCGGATTCCTTTTAGCCGGAACTTCGTATTCAGGAAAAGGACTCGATAAGAAAGGCGATTCCAAAGGCGGTTCCGATATCTGGCTCATCAGAATCAATGAATTCGGTGATGAATTATGGCAGAAAACATTGGGAACTTCTTCTGATGAGGAAGCCAAATCTGTTATTCAAACGACAGACTTGGGCTTTTTCGTAGCCGGCAATGTTCAAAACTCATCAAAGGGCTATGGTTCAAAAGATGTTTGGATAACCAGACTCGACAAAGACGGTAAAGAACTCTCCCAATTGATATTAGGTGGAAAAGGTTTAGACGAAGTGGAAAAAATGATTCCCACCAAAGACGGCGGAGCATTATTGGGTATTTATTCAAGAAGTTCCGAGGTTAAGGATTCTGGGATAAGAAATACTGAAGTAAAATCTTCCGATGAAAGATTAGTGAGTTCAACAGCCATAAGCCAGATGCCAAAAGCCAGCAGCAACTTCGGTGAAGGGGATTACTGGATTGTCAAACTGGATAAAAATGGAAAAGTAGAGTGGGAAAAGAACTTTGGAGGTAAGGGAGACGACCATGTGAGAACCTTGGCCTTAACATCAAGCGGTTATGTTATTGGCGGTGAATCAAGATCCGAACGATCAGGAAACAAAACAGTAGGCACCCAAGAAGGAACAGACCTTTGGTTGATTGCCCTTAATGAAAGAGGCGAGGAGCAGTGGCAAAAGTCCTACAATTTCAAAAATCGTGATATTCTGATGGGAATGAGTGTGATCCAGAGTCAAGAGACAAGAGCCAAGAATCAAGACATCACTAAAGGAATCTTATTAGGCGGCTATACCCAGGCCGAGGGAAGAATAGAAAAAGATGATGAGACCTTCTGGATGCTGTACCTGGATGGAAATGGAAATGAACAGTGGAGAAAACATATAACAGGAGAATCCCGACAAAAAGAGGAAAGACTTTCAGATTTAAAGCTGAATAGAGATGGTTCTATTGTGCTAGCGGGAACCAGTGCTAAAGAATTGGGGAAAGAAAACTGGAAAATCGTGAAGCTTGGCGACAAGCAGGTAAGTGATCTGATTGCCAAATATGAAATGAAGATCTACCCGAACCCGGTGTCCGATTATGCCTATGTAGAAATCGGCTTTGATTTTAAAGAAGCTGATATTATGCTGTATGATATGAGTGGAAGACAGCTTCAGAATTTCAAAACCAAGAACAGAGTGACTAAGATCAATACCCAGGCTTTGATACAAGGCGCTTATCTGGTAACTATAAAAACTGATAATAATAAAACAGCGAATGCAAAGCTGATTAAAAAGTAA
- the bglX gene encoding beta-glucosidase BglX, with the protein MKKLIVLATLALSPVFSAQEMVDKPVQSYQTAQYQAKKKAFVDNLLSKMTLDEKIGQLNLPTSGDFTTGMAQSSDIGKKVEQGLVGGLFNIKGADKIKAVQKVAVEKSRLKIPMIFGMDVIHGYETTFPIPLGLAASWDMNLVQQSARVAAREAASDGINWTFSPMVDISREPRWGRVSEGSGEDPYLGSEISKNMVYGYQGKDLANGTNILACVKHFALYGAGEAGRDYNTVDMSHVRMFNEYFPPYKAAVDAGVASVMASFNEVDGVPATGSRWLQTEVLRNQWKFKGFVVTDYTGINEMVDHGMGDLQQVSALALKAGVDMDMVGEGFLTTLKKSLSEGKVTQAEIDMAARRILEAKYDLGLFDNPYKHGDAKLAAKEVYNLENRNIARNVAAQSMVLLKNENQILPLKKSGTVAVIGPLVNNSMNMAGTWSVATKHSVSVNLMQGLQANYGKEVKFLSAKGANIDYDAKLEEIYAAHGKKTDRDNRSKEELLKEAVDIANKADVIVLAIGESAEMSGESSSRSEITIPQSQVDLLNELKKTGKPIAMILFTGRPLALTNVKDTPDAILNAWFPGSEAGNAMADVLFGKVNPSGKLPMTFPRSLGQVPIYYNAKNTGRPLDQKLTDKCEYQRFRSNYMDECNTPLYAFGYGLSYTKFNYSDISISNTNPKGNQEIQASVTITNSGNYDGAEVAQLYIRDMVGSITRPVKELKGFQKVFLKKGESKKVTFTITPETLKFYNGDLKYDWESGEFDIMIGTSSDEVKHAKITWTK; encoded by the coding sequence ATGAAAAAGTTAATTGTACTTGCAACCCTGGCACTTTCGCCGGTGTTTTCCGCTCAGGAAATGGTAGACAAGCCTGTACAGTCTTATCAGACTGCACAATATCAGGCGAAGAAGAAAGCCTTTGTAGACAATCTTTTATCTAAAATGACGTTAGATGAAAAAATCGGCCAGCTGAACCTTCCTACTTCCGGAGACTTTACTACCGGAATGGCTCAGAGTTCAGATATCGGGAAAAAAGTAGAACAGGGATTAGTAGGTGGATTATTCAATATAAAAGGAGCGGATAAAATTAAAGCCGTTCAGAAAGTAGCCGTTGAAAAAAGCCGTTTGAAAATTCCAATGATCTTCGGAATGGATGTGATCCACGGATATGAAACAACATTTCCAATTCCCTTAGGGCTAGCCGCTTCATGGGATATGAACCTGGTACAGCAGTCTGCAAGAGTGGCAGCAAGAGAAGCCGCTTCTGATGGGATTAACTGGACCTTTTCGCCAATGGTGGATATTTCCCGCGAACCAAGATGGGGAAGGGTTTCCGAAGGTTCCGGTGAAGATCCGTATTTAGGAAGTGAGATCTCAAAAAATATGGTATACGGTTATCAAGGTAAAGACCTGGCTAATGGTACTAATATATTAGCGTGTGTTAAGCACTTTGCATTATACGGAGCTGGAGAAGCCGGCAGAGATTATAATACCGTTGATATGAGCCATGTAAGGATGTTCAACGAGTATTTTCCACCTTATAAAGCAGCTGTAGATGCAGGAGTGGCCTCTGTAATGGCTTCTTTCAATGAAGTGGACGGAGTTCCTGCTACAGGAAGCAGATGGCTGCAGACTGAAGTTTTGAGAAATCAATGGAAATTCAAAGGATTTGTAGTAACCGATTATACCGGGATCAATGAAATGGTAGATCATGGAATGGGTGATCTTCAGCAGGTTTCAGCACTGGCTTTAAAAGCAGGAGTTGATATGGACATGGTAGGAGAAGGCTTTTTAACCACGTTAAAAAAATCTCTGTCTGAAGGAAAAGTTACCCAGGCTGAGATTGATATGGCAGCCAGAAGGATCCTTGAAGCAAAATATGACTTAGGGCTTTTTGATAATCCATACAAACACGGAGATGCAAAACTGGCAGCCAAAGAAGTGTACAACCTGGAAAATCGTAATATCGCTAGAAACGTTGCCGCTCAATCAATGGTTTTACTGAAAAATGAAAACCAGATATTGCCTTTAAAAAAATCAGGAACCGTTGCCGTAATCGGACCATTGGTCAATAACTCCATGAACATGGCCGGAACCTGGAGTGTTGCTACAAAACATAGTGTTTCAGTTAACTTAATGCAGGGACTTCAGGCAAATTATGGTAAAGAAGTAAAATTCCTTTCCGCAAAAGGAGCCAATATCGATTACGATGCAAAATTAGAAGAAATCTATGCTGCTCACGGAAAGAAAACGGATAGAGATAATCGTTCAAAAGAAGAATTGCTAAAAGAGGCGGTGGATATTGCCAATAAGGCCGACGTTATTGTTTTGGCCATTGGAGAATCTGCAGAAATGAGTGGTGAATCTTCATCAAGGTCAGAAATTACCATTCCTCAGTCTCAGGTTGACCTCTTGAACGAATTGAAAAAGACCGGAAAACCAATTGCAATGATTCTTTTCACGGGTCGTCCATTAGCATTAACAAACGTAAAAGATACTCCTGACGCGATTCTTAATGCATGGTTCCCAGGTTCAGAAGCGGGAAATGCGATGGCAGATGTTCTTTTCGGAAAAGTAAACCCATCTGGAAAACTTCCAATGACGTTCCCAAGAAGCTTAGGGCAGGTTCCTATTTATTATAATGCTAAAAATACAGGCCGTCCACTAGACCAGAAGCTGACTGATAAATGCGAATATCAAAGATTCCGTTCTAATTATATGGATGAGTGCAATACCCCATTGTATGCATTTGGATATGGATTAAGCTATACAAAATTCAATTATTCAGATATCAGTATTTCCAATACCAACCCTAAAGGAAATCAAGAAATTCAAGCATCTGTTACCATAACCAATTCCGGAAATTATGATGGTGCAGAGGTCGCTCAGTTATATATCAGAGATATGGTGGGAAGTATTACAAGACCTGTAAAAGAGTTAAAAGGTTTCCAGAAAGTATTTTTGAAAAAAGGCGAATCTAAAAAAGTAACCTTTACGATCACCCCGGAAACCCTGAAGTTTTACAATGGTGATTTAAAATATGACTGGGAATCAGGAGAATTTGATATTATGATCGGAACCAGCTCCGATGAGGTGAAGCATGCAAAGATTACCTGGACAAAATAA
- a CDS encoding carboxylesterase family protein — protein sequence MKLKLKHIPLLLLPFSLQLNAQEIKAELNKEFKRQEKMSYILDYPKNTKENVPLIVFLHGSGERGNNLELVKAHSPFTYKNLIKEPVAILAPQCPADTWWDTVTVYNLIKDIQKKYKIDASRIYLTGLSMGGWGTLKLAMEHPEMFAAVASVCAPTDQVMTANIQQFKDLNMKIFHGGMDDIVLPENAFKFYQKLHPVNPSAELVIFPNDNHNSWDSAYSNPQLYEWMLSKKKEK from the coding sequence ATGAAATTAAAATTAAAGCATATCCCTCTTTTATTGCTGCCATTCTCTTTACAACTGAATGCTCAGGAGATAAAAGCAGAACTGAACAAAGAGTTTAAACGACAGGAGAAAATGTCCTATATACTGGATTATCCTAAAAACACAAAAGAAAATGTTCCATTAATCGTTTTTCTGCATGGTTCTGGAGAAAGAGGAAATAACCTTGAACTGGTAAAAGCACACAGCCCGTTTACTTATAAAAATCTGATCAAAGAACCAGTAGCTATTCTGGCTCCACAATGCCCGGCAGATACCTGGTGGGATACGGTTACAGTCTATAATCTGATTAAGGATATTCAGAAAAAATATAAAATTGATGCTTCCAGAATTTATTTGACTGGGCTTTCCATGGGAGGTTGGGGAACTTTAAAACTGGCGATGGAGCACCCTGAGATGTTTGCAGCAGTTGCTTCAGTTTGTGCACCAACAGATCAGGTAATGACGGCTAATATTCAGCAATTTAAAGATTTGAATATGAAAATATTCCATGGGGGGATGGATGATATTGTATTACCGGAAAATGCTTTCAAATTTTATCAAAAACTTCACCCTGTGAATCCTTCGGCAGAATTAGTGATTTTCCCTAATGATAATCATAACTCATGGGATTCTGCCTATTCAAATCCACAGTTATATGAATGGATGCTGTCTAAAAAGAAAGAAAAATAA
- a CDS encoding glucoamylase family protein — protein sequence MKRTLLSIAVTSLFFTFSCKNAQVSKPEIVKNNGVKSTITDEQLMDQVQKDALKYFWEYAEPNSMLGRERYHEDNIYPDHDKHVITTGGSGFGLATLLVGVERGFVPRKEAVKRLTHIMDFLAKADRHKGAWSHWINGETGKTVPFGKKDNGGDLVETAFLTSGILMVREYFKNGNTEEKALAAKCDELWKGIQWNWYTKGGEKVLYWHWSPEYQWEMNFPLEGYNECLITYILAASSPTYSIDAETYYKGWTRNGTYLTNKTKYGLPLYVKHNYAEEYGGPLFWAQYSYIGLDPTGLSDKLVKNYFDINKNQTLIDYKYCVENPKQWKGYGPNYWGLTAGYTRNEDGSTGYTAHMPSNDNGVITPTAALSSFPYTPKESMDFLRFIYTQKPEFIGSAGPYDATSINYNNWFTPRYLAIDQGTIAPMIENYRTGFLWKLFMNAPEIQQGLKKLNFQSPKYGIK from the coding sequence ATGAAAAGGACCCTATTATCAATTGCCGTAACTTCTTTATTCTTTACTTTTTCTTGTAAAAATGCCCAGGTTTCCAAACCGGAAATTGTAAAAAATAATGGAGTGAAAAGCACCATTACCGATGAGCAGCTGATGGATCAAGTACAGAAAGATGCCTTAAAGTACTTCTGGGAGTATGCAGAACCTAATTCTATGTTGGGAAGAGAGCGTTACCATGAAGATAATATCTATCCGGATCATGATAAGCATGTTATCACAACCGGAGGTTCAGGATTTGGATTAGCGACTTTATTGGTAGGAGTAGAGAGAGGATTTGTTCCAAGAAAAGAAGCTGTGAAAAGATTAACCCATATCATGGATTTTTTGGCAAAAGCAGATCGCCACAAAGGCGCTTGGTCACATTGGATCAATGGAGAAACGGGTAAGACAGTTCCTTTTGGAAAAAAAGATAACGGCGGAGATCTTGTAGAAACAGCATTCCTTACTTCAGGAATATTAATGGTTCGTGAATACTTTAAAAATGGAAATACTGAAGAAAAAGCTTTAGCTGCAAAATGTGATGAACTTTGGAAAGGAATTCAATGGAACTGGTACACCAAAGGAGGTGAAAAGGTGTTGTACTGGCACTGGTCACCGGAATATCAATGGGAAATGAACTTTCCACTGGAAGGATATAATGAATGTTTAATTACCTATATTCTTGCTGCATCTTCACCTACCTACTCAATTGATGCTGAAACTTATTATAAAGGCTGGACCAGAAACGGGACCTACCTCACCAACAAAACAAAATACGGATTACCTCTGTATGTAAAGCACAACTATGCCGAGGAATACGGCGGGCCACTTTTTTGGGCTCAATATTCATACATTGGGCTTGATCCTACAGGATTATCCGATAAACTGGTGAAAAACTACTTTGATATTAATAAAAATCAAACCCTTATTGATTATAAATACTGTGTTGAAAACCCAAAACAATGGAAAGGCTACGGTCCAAACTATTGGGGGCTAACAGCCGGCTATACAAGAAATGAGGACGGAAGTACTGGCTATACAGCGCACATGCCAAGTAATGATAATGGAGTTATAACTCCTACGGCAGCGTTAAGCAGCTTCCCATATACTCCAAAAGAATCCATGGACTTTCTGAGGTTCATCTATACTCAGAAACCTGAATTTATTGGTTCAGCAGGTCCTTATGATGCAACTTCCATCAATTATAACAACTGGTTTACTCCAAGGTATCTGGCTATTGACCAGGGTACGATAGCACCCATGATTGAAAATTACAGAACCGGTTTCCTTTGGAAGCTATTCATGAATGCTCCGGAAATACAACAAGGCTTGAAGAAACTAAACTTCCAGTCACCAAAATATGGAATCAAATAG
- a CDS encoding RagB/SusD family nutrient uptake outer membrane protein: MKRNKILLISLMLLGSVAAVQSCSDEFIDVKPSESMTIDDLEKFNNNDGATYFVNSIYAKFLDWNMSTFAWIGVTSIISDDADKGSTAGDNGSDKNLLDALDITATTPSFKELFASNYQGINRCNQALKYIPQLDKADSDLRKRLTGEAKFLRAFMYFTLVRSFGGVPLVDHVPSLDNAEDKKMQLTRVSKEEIYAFIEKDLKDAIESLPNKSVYTGNNVGRASVGAAHALLAKVYLYQKKWQLAAEQCDLVTGYSLTPSFIEIYKVSGENNAESIFEIQGSGADAGKAIQQYSVVQGVRGSGGWGWGFATPTQGLYDAYTAEGDTERRDATIIHRDMTLYDGRYIPNTVENKFYNYKAYSSAFYDKDATDTNIRYLRYAEVLLIKAEALNELGQTSVAIPLLNQVRERAKIAPTTAVSQADVRTAIWKERRLELAFEHDRWFDLVRTGQAQAAMAADGGKKFIVGKHELFPLPFEFIMEAGGLSQQNPGYN, translated from the coding sequence ATGAAAAGAAATAAAATACTGTTAATATCATTAATGTTACTAGGTTCAGTAGCTGCAGTACAAAGCTGTAGTGATGAATTTATTGATGTAAAACCATCAGAATCAATGACTATTGATGACCTTGAAAAATTTAATAATAATGATGGTGCTACTTACTTTGTAAATTCCATCTATGCTAAATTTTTAGATTGGAATATGAGTACGTTTGCCTGGATTGGTGTTACTTCCATTATTTCTGATGATGCCGATAAAGGTTCTACAGCAGGAGATAATGGATCTGATAAAAATCTTTTGGACGCATTGGATATTACTGCTACAACACCATCTTTTAAAGAACTTTTTGCTTCTAATTATCAAGGAATAAACAGATGTAATCAAGCTTTAAAGTATATTCCACAATTAGATAAAGCTGACTCTGATTTACGTAAAAGACTAACTGGTGAGGCTAAATTTCTGAGGGCTTTCATGTACTTTACCTTGGTAAGATCTTTTGGGGGAGTTCCTTTGGTGGATCATGTTCCTAGTCTTGATAATGCTGAAGATAAAAAAATGCAGCTTACAAGAGTTTCTAAAGAGGAAATTTATGCATTCATTGAAAAAGATTTGAAAGATGCTATAGAATCCTTGCCAAATAAGTCCGTATATACAGGAAATAATGTAGGTAGAGCATCTGTAGGAGCAGCACATGCACTATTGGCTAAAGTATATCTTTATCAGAAAAAATGGCAGTTAGCTGCAGAACAATGTGATTTAGTGACGGGATACTCATTAACTCCAAGCTTCATTGAAATCTATAAAGTTTCTGGAGAAAATAACGCAGAATCCATCTTTGAAATTCAGGGATCTGGTGCTGATGCAGGTAAAGCAATTCAGCAATATAGCGTGGTTCAGGGAGTTAGAGGTTCCGGTGGCTGGGGCTGGGGATTTGCTACACCTACCCAAGGATTATATGATGCTTATACAGCAGAAGGAGATACGGAGAGAAGAGATGCTACAATTATTCATAGAGATATGACATTGTATGATGGAAGATATATTCCTAATACGGTAGAGAACAAGTTCTATAATTATAAGGCTTATTCTTCAGCATTCTATGATAAGGATGCGACTGATACTAATATCCGTTACCTTAGATATGCGGAAGTTTTGTTAATCAAAGCAGAAGCATTGAATGAATTAGGACAGACAAGTGTTGCTATTCCTCTACTAAATCAGGTTAGAGAAAGAGCTAAGATAGCGCCAACTACAGCAGTTTCACAGGCAGATGTAAGAACTGCAATCTGGAAAGAAAGACGATTAGAACTTGCTTTTGAGCACGACAGATGGTTTGATCTCGTAAGAACAGGTCAGGCACAGGCTGCAATGGCTGCGGATGGTGGCAAAAAATTCATCGTTGGGAAGCATGAATTATTCCCACTTCCTTTTGAATTTATCATGGAAGCTGGTGGCCTTTCTCAACAAAACCCAGGATATAACTAA